The sequence ctgtgaaggatcacatccaacagAAGGACATtagggctcagatcttgattatactctgcaacagaaaggaatcaagggttagagatctgagtggaaggagacatattattccgctgcacccactgtaaggtttcttaactttatatgtgttttatttattatcgttttaaaagttcatatttaggttgttaaatcaacatacttgtgagtagatctaagatcctggttaaataaattccaacaactggtatcagagccatggtaattgatttgcttgcaagaaatttggacttaaaacgatttgtttgtgatttggatggtatcatggtgtgtcatattgatgtttggttgatgtttgtgaattctggaaaaaataattgattttctgtttctgaaattatttttattggatagtttggaaaaatttaaacaatttacttttttacagaactcgatttcgattttatttgaattagttatgaatttttgaaaatcagaaaaaattagggtggtgatcaccctttccacgcgcgcggaaatcctgcACAGGGGTCcttgcgccgagttttctcagCTGTTTCCCCTCATTACGCGCgtagcatactgtccgtaccacctgccattttttttcgttttcttcgatttttattttatgctatttcatagaattaacttccgatatttgtgtagttttgtattttgatttttatttttcatatttcaaatctaattatcagaaataaattaatttgattttcaaaattaattttagatattggtgtaatttgaatttgaaaataggtaaaaatcaattttgcttacctctttttcttattttctttaaaatttgattattttatcttattttttttttcttaggtcagatattaaattttttaaaatatttcttttttaagtaatttgaccttatttaaaataagattagtataatcaTGGCattttaaaaagggaaataagataattttgttaacttttaaattttgttaatttttttataattaaattataaaatgagaaaagggtatgtatttatcattttctattttatttaatttattaaataacatgaattttaAAAGGTACgctagcaaatttttttttttttttgaaatgatatttaggttacttgaaacctatttctttttcaaaattgtaggtttaattttaaatattaatttttttttttaaaatctgaaaatattttttttttatttaattatttttcaaaatatatttaatattttaaattaaataaatcctacatccaactatccaaatctaacttgttgcaggagtatgtgttttatattgtttgtaaatttttctaaaacctattattgcttgatctaaattgccatggttaacttgttgacagatccaatgatctgattttaacccatggttcaattgtcaataggtcaagtaaataatttgtaacaggtaattttttcattcttctttcatctgtgtatgacctagtaacatgatagggtccatctaaatctgtgtgcctgtgtgagcctatatgtttattttattatagatgcatataggttgttgctaaataaaaggtcacaccctgatagattttatttaggtccatttagtttttggacctattcaattaataacagttattcattttaaggttaaattcctctcttttgggccttgtgtgagagatgggggccaatagaagtgggtacgacatactgaacccagctccccctcacatgaactaccccaattgtgaaggcccatttgcctgatttgaataactgtactaggttaattaaattagtttaacctaataaaattaattagcaacataattaaattttaaaatatatgaaatttattttcattttaatattttaaagttaattttaagaaaaacactcttagtttaagatattatttctagataaactatttgtattttaattaaataaataattttaactaactagattctttctgaaacttacttttattatttcattaaatattcctatttaagttataaattagtaattactaattttccttattaacttaaatttgaatatcttttgaatttaatattaagttgaggaattttaggaattggttattgaagattcttaagatatttttttaagttgattttaaacttaaaatgaaatattcttaaattaggtagttaccacctaattttgatatttaattaaattttatttggaaaattttaagttgcttaTTTTAGATTCTCTCTATaacaatttaaatcaaatattttccaaatcttgaaaagatacttagttaaattaagatattttctagatagttatttctatactaggtattatttttaatattaaaataggaaaatatcattgattgtgaaattaattgtttaataattaatttttggtacaattcaagttaaggatattttttctagtattaaactagaaattaataattaagtcttctctatacttaattatttatttcttgaatttaatacatttaattaaattgaaaattaaatatctaagttgattttcataatgatacttaaatattgttattttcatgatatttaattaaatagaaattattttaagttggttattcttataacaacttaaatttgaataattttcaaaatatattttattttattaatcaatatttttcgaaattgcatttgattatgcaagatgattttgaatttatcttgaaaaatagattaaagttgtaaattaattatttatttaattaatttttgaatcaacttaaatcaatgattttttcatttaatgattaataaaggaactaaaatatattattattagaaattgaattaattagtcaaagaaaatctagatagatagtattcttgcttgaagtattttttctagtaaagattaatttattttaatgtatttcgaaaattgtataattttatactttaattttttttttgaaatacaatatatacatatatatatttatagaaaattttaatttgagttgcaaattaatttaaattaatacaacttaaattaagtaattttcttaatatttatttgaaaattaatactaagatgaaaataattcattttattttcttaaccatctaagtttaatgttataaatattaaactaaattttatttagaattttttttctaattaaaaatttaattaaataaatatatatttaaaataaataaagtttagaagaaaatacatttcaaataatgagctttattattattaaaatattggatctccattgttggttttacatagctattgttttagtgagtaatcctccctaatggaagaacgttcattagcaagttagcaccgtttaatctcgaaagataaatatatttgtaagttttttatattagtattgatcaccctaatggtggcgactgtataagacttacaaacgtatgaaacaatggtggaagctcatgaaataggaatgaccttgactctcgcctaaacgggacaacgtcagattctcttttcgatcgaataaaaggttgctaatatttattattttagatgagctgacaactctattcaatggatgatagttttgactctcacctaaacaggacactgatattagtttgttgaaaaccttagaaattatttaggattgtattttttagtattttctctagtcattcctacttgctatgtgctaataatttctgaataagattttgtgttaaaccataattgattcctatttattattttgtagtatcctaaattgccatgtcaaatcccatgttgtcactattgactgaaaataagctaaatggatctaacttccctaaatggagagagaacattaatattgctctcgtaggtgaagtgccctgtttgtgttgactgagccgccTCCTGAacagccaggtgacaatgcaaccaaagctgttaaagagaagttcgagcgttggcagaatgctaacaacaaagctcgatacttcatgctttccagcatggttgacaccttgaaaaaaAGGTTTGCTAacgctgtcacggctgcagaaatcatgacgcagttaaccgagctattcggtatggcatctatccagtctcgctttgacgcgactaagaaatttatcaatgcacggatggaaccccatcagaatgtgcgtgatcaccttctccaaatggcagGTTATTTCTAAGAAgctcaggatcatggtgctgaaatggatcagactactcaagtgagtctcatcttgaatagtctgacttcagattttctgccctatacatcaaattatgtcatgaacaagaaggaacaagactttcacacgttagtcaatgaccttcagacatatgaaaatttgattggaggacccaagaagaaagggagtaaacctcagaattctagaAATAGTAATAGGACGAATAATGCTGAGGCAtatgttgcctctacttccaaatccaagaataagaagaagtggaaaaatgccaagaagcgagctcaagctgtgaaaacagctaagaacaaaaaggctgcagcttctggtgatacaccaaaaggaaaatgtttctactgcaataagaaaggccattggaaacctcaatgtcctaagcttcttgcaaagaaacaaggtatttatttctataaactgatgtgttttagtgaattattatccatttggattattaattctggactactaaccttgtttatttttcttcttatagctcaagcttTTTAAACTTAGgtgctgtcttagcgagttggatctaAAAGCTGGATAAAGGGATGGAGTTCGTCaaagataaagaagaagctcatttatttatttattttgaattaattgtttcaattttaaaacaatttggatttcaagtttgggattttattccctgttctcataatgttgcaaataatttttttttaatttataattaagttttttttacaaataaattgtaatctatgagttgagcttcattactttatcttataaatcaattgccaattattatttattatgtttgtatgtttatgtgtttttattattgatacaaattctatagttatttaaactctttacaaagttattactacataaacactagaaattatttctatgtttatgaataattgttaattctaaaacaattattaagaatttgtttaataaaagatcatttgatctgataggggtggagaaaaagttaagaataatatgcagttcaacgatcttttatatctaatgaactctggattatattcaactccacataatctctataacacttaaaGAATCATGATCTATACAACCTTtaagggtggatcataatctctatatacttaagggtggactttattctacagtaatctttgtgacacataattttaaacatagaagtaatataataaattagctattatcagaataaatccttgatcttgattatatgttccagtttagatttactgttgtaataaataatgataccaataaagttatttgataatgtatcacactaccttaattgagtggaagaatattaaaattctttacccattctcatttggttgacacttgtgataggaacttaagaacaccactgataaaacaaatctaaccattcacgtggatagaaataacttatcagaattatgagaataagatagaagaattcttgcatagtctattcgaatgacttgagtcaagatttctaatcctcataacattttatggtatcttaatttgattgcttaatctctagcaagtattttacacttcaaatactagactgttatgttgttgacctagtcttaaagaaacttataaTTTCAGACTaagacaataagtcacaactagatacctctcaaaacaataataagaggttaaaagtttttttttaaccagacatctgctattgagtgggagccatctgagatgcaatcaaataaggaacattaggggacaatcaagaaagatttatgaaagtgacctatatgttaaatattaaggaactatacaTTAGTAATCCTAATATCCACACCAACTCTTTAAGATttagagatggtggttactctgggggtggaggagttattctagaagagtgtaaaaacccatctataataattcaagctccatcagagaagatatacataactttgtaaattcgaaattaccagaaagttattctaCTGAAGAAAAtactacactgcattatctcaattccaaatttttaaaatttgagagatatgtcatctgtttgttcagatgtacttattaagcagtaaagatttcagtatcccttgatgagtaaagcatatagttaaggatggttcataatgttttatgaacctggttccagaaatttgggtagattcaaatatactacatttgatctgaagatcaagacaaaggattgattgtaatgcacaacttgttttatgttagtgcaagtgggagtttgtagggttttgtgccctaaataaaactcattacaatttgatatttatcaatttaagaatttttgaagtgattatgtttacatgtattttacatgcttatggtttaatatatatccacaaaatcagttaaatccagaacatatatttattcacaattacagtattgtcaacacagtggaatgtgattgtgattatatgattcaaaagactaagtccctgttcatcagtgttttggatttacactgatgtgataatcagcgatgaagtatacttacacttggagtaagtgttatgttctttccaggacattggtaaagtatactagtttcgaatgtatggagtatacattggactggaccgatattgaacttggtcaaagatattataaacttaccgttgtatctttccaagtcaatgtcagtagttgatcttagattaaaagaatctaaatcctgatatgcttaggctcaatctcaggagtgctattcatgttctttgatttattagttaagcctactttttgggtcagggtgatacgtatattttgggaacatgatagcataactgagtgggagcgctgaacataaatatggaatctatagcttctactggtgtatagaagtcaagtgatgattcccctcgagcttagttaaatagaagtaaatggataagctcttgtttcagtgactatatattagatcactaaaacatcatttacaggtagctaagtgttttaaggggccaaatacattgagaagtggaaacggtaaatttgtcccatctcgatgtaaatcatctatatagaggatctttgatcacattaagattataacaatggttaaatgagatagcatatctatatcgtggaacatatagaatgctctatataagtctgagagtgcaattctaagttctaagagtggattcaacaaggaattaataagttagggatttacttggtaaattcggttcaacttattggaagctcagcaatatagatccatggtccccattctagttgagaccatactgtttgtaagactcaataattgatttatgattgatcaattataattataaaagttagactatgtctaatttttgaATTCTCACtctttagggatgaaattgtaaagaaaagggattctaggtttatttattaattaagagactctatatgtctaattaataattatattaaatgacaatattatttaatattctattttagttattaaataattagttttggcatttaaatggttagaattggaaaaatggcatttttgtgaaaatagaaataatattgtggaaactgcaaaaaccaagtgaggcccagtcacaccatggccggccacttggttgtgtgtttcccaattattattttcatttttttaatgcaaaaaaataaaataattactaacctaaacctagcagttatctataaatggaaagtggtggatcacaccaaataaggcagttaatcaattactctgtaattaaggaaactgtttatttggaaagttcaGCTCTCCTTTTcactatatatagcagcccgcCTCTCTTCCTCTTGCATACTACCATACATGAAATACACAGtgcaaaagagagagaatttcgaaatccctagtgagagagtagtgcccacacacagcaaacagtacctcaatcatagattggaagactgtgaaggatcacatccaacagaaggacattcgggctcagatcttgattatactctgcaacagaaaggaatcaagggttagagatccgaGTGGAAGgcgacatattattccgctgcacccactgtaaggtttcttaactttatatgtgttttatttattatcgttttagaagttcatatttaggttgttaaatcaacatacttgtgagtagatctaagatgctggtaaaataaattccaacaagaaCACTTtgaaatcaaaaaatatctcctctactttgctactttgtttccAGACCTAGTCATtgtcttagaaaagtagtatttgttgaaataaatactttcttatcttaatgaccataggatggtccacccgtaatcacttagaatagctatcaaacatgcaaatcTTAGTTAACAGTTCTATCTTTTCTTAAGTTCACGATCAAGACATTtttgaatctagtaatggtttacactaagtacacaaccattccatcattctgaaattttcctatcactagggtattccctagaaggacttaggcaactgctagtaactaatcataacctttcactatcatcaatatgcaaattaaatttctggggaggtaagtttgaatacaattcgaagttcaacttaatgatctttgaactgcatatttaaatatttctccaccctattagttcgcaagatcgTTAACCACTTAACTTAATGTTTTtcaacattgctagaaattcatgaaattctcaaatatttcaaatttctttacaaaaggtaaaatctagagtgatcgttttaagaacataacgaaaactcatatccacccctgaatgtacatccatatattcgaatatagatgatcctactttcaagtggatataggcatattttcTCTTctcagagaatgatcttgtcaaaaccactacgaacaagatacaaatgctatagatatataaattatgtggttgttgtcttttgatgacttaggtctagttacaataaagatttcttagaatagtccaagtagatcctggtcacagaatactaaaactcatattccatacataaacatacagtttggatccattgacagaaaataaatattaataacttgTGAAAGTCATACTGTATTGTCCAATGTATTCGAggaaactgaaaataaaatttctatttggaatctaaaatttcaagGCAAAGACTTTAATGTATACTAAATATACAATGAGTTATTattctagcttggaccaccactactaatctaactctaagtttaaGTTGCCTATagtaagcatatataagtaggagatttctaagatcgaagatttatatcatttcgggatagaatctCGGGAATATAGTAATCTGTGCCATTTAATTtcataagagaaaatagaatgacatcataATCAGATGATTTATAAGCCATTCATCTAATGATATATTATCATAGCGAATTCGAAATGAAAAAGCTAAGAGGAAAtattaaaggataatttcgaataaaataagaatccaacgatgtcccggtaggcgagagtatTTCATATTGTCAATACTAGTTTAAGTTGTCATCTTTGGATGTACAACTAGATACTGCATTTACAAATACTTATCTGTCGAGCTCTaatactattatgtttgtctaacggatgacaatcctttgggatttgtcccattaaaaaaagggtaaataccattttggaccctgtgttttgcaaaagttacagattggaccctgtgttttgttaaatgacaaaatggaccctatattttttaaaatggtaaaaataggaccctgagcttaattttagacaactttttttttttaatacaaccaacttgaagataattcctaatacgaacagatacaaaaaatgtaaacagttttgtcatagtacttttagatcgaattataattaaactttaaaaatcaattcagggtcctatttgtactattttagaaaatacagggtccattttgtcatttaacaaaacacagggtccaattggtaacttttgcaaagatccaaaatggtatttacccttaaaaaaaataagttaagtTAGACCAATAATAAAGATTCGTAATTATACAACaacattaataacagaaaacaacatggttcaatataaatttatacacattcagaaattattatatatttagcaagtaacaaagacatgtgaaaatacaaaacaagcacatcttaaataatttttaaggtttcaaacaaactgatacagtgtcccggtagacaagagtcaaagatatcattcattAAAGATagtagtcaactcatctaaaataacaCCATTCTAACaactttttattcgatcaaaataagaatcaaacattgataattaaatacttattagtacttatgataattaatttagtaatttagacatttattaataatattttataaaaattttattggttttgagggattttttattattattttattttatgctgAAAACGACTAATTAGACTCTAAAAAAACGACTAATTAGACAATAATttctctttcaaaaaataaaaataaaaattagacaatatattttgttaagatTTCTGCAAGTTAAGTTGTTTAGCTCATTTACCTTCTTTCATAGTTGAAACCCTACCCAACCCAACCCACACCTCATCGGTTCCGCTTTGGTAGCTCACACCCTTCCCTACTCTCCAAAGCCCAATTCTGAAACCATTGCCATCGCTCCTCGCTTGCCCTTGCGTTCTCCGGCCTTCCATTAGGGTCCCAAGGACCCAGCCCCAACACCCTTCGGTTTCGGCCTTCGCTTGCGGATTCCTCACTGCCGGCACACCCGACCAGCCGAGCTCCGGCGGCACCTCAAGGTgcgtccatatatatatatatatgtatgtatatatatttcttttggtATTCGGGATTAGACTTCATCAAGTCAGGGTTAGAAAAAGGAATTGAAAAGCATAAATTGGTGATTTTTCTTTGTGAACATGATTTACGCTAGGTTAGATATTTGAAGGGGACTAATCCAACCAGAACAAGGTTCTTGTGTTCACTTGCTGACATGATTAATTTATCGTAACTGATCAACatattttctttccttttctgGATTGCAATAGACGCTTTCCTAATTGGACTGTGAAGCATTCCACCAAATATGTTTCTGACCTTAAAAACTGCATTTGTATTTTATAACCAATTGTCAATCTTTTAAAATGTTCACTGCAGATTCATTTTGTCTCAATCCAAACTTGAGTAAAAAGATATTTTGGAATTCATTTTGTTATTCTTCTAAAATTCAAGAAAGAAGTAAAATAATAGAATGTGTTACTGTTAGTAGTAGGAActgtgggtttttttttttaatttcaaa is a genomic window of Cannabis sativa cultivar Pink pepper isolate KNU-18-1 chromosome 9, ASM2916894v1, whole genome shotgun sequence containing:
- the LOC133031030 gene encoding uncharacterized protein LOC133031030 — protein: MDQTTQVSLILNSLTSDFLPYTSNYVMNKKEQDFHTLVNDLQTYENLIGGPKKKGSKPQNSRNSNRTNNAEAYVASTSKSKNKKKWKNAKKRAQAVKTAKNKKAAASGDTPKGKCFYCNKKGHWKPQCPKLLAKKQAQAF